In a genomic window of Helianthus annuus cultivar XRQ/B chromosome 10, HanXRQr2.0-SUNRISE, whole genome shotgun sequence:
- the LOC110884848 gene encoding probable protein S-acyltransferase 4 produces the protein MAEQGNQNPIRLYQAWKGSNRFFCWGRLIFGPDVSSLYLTIVLIGGPALCFCIRVYQNINDNDKHGKDSDYWYIVLFVAAFLTCLDILFLLMTSSRDPGIIPRNTKPPESEEAFDMNTPSMEWINDKTPHLRLPRTKEVIVNGHPVNVKYCDTCMLYRPPRASHCSICNNCVQKFDHHCPWVGQCIGLRNYRFFYLFISTSTVLCLYVLGFSWVHIAQNKEGVLKAMQKDILSDVLIVYCFITVWFVGGLSVFHFYLICTNQTTYENFRYRYDKKENPYHKGIIRNLQEVFLSKISPSLNNFRAFACEAENVVAEETGTDNVRTSKEKIDIEMGNRFAESEGISLPEILQNLHYDELEGNSKGKEGIVDFDIQPSPFIFEPEKRDEEIIARETETMHQV, from the exons AGATTCTTTTGTTGGGGACGATTGATCTTCGGTCCTGATGTGTCTTCTTTATATTTGACCATAGTCTTGATCGGAGGCCCTGCTTTATGCTTTTGTATTAGAGTTTATCAAAACATTAATGACAATGACAAACATGGCAAAGATAGTGATTACTGGTACATTGTGCTGTTTGTGGCAGCATTTCTCACTTGTTTG GATATATTATTTCTCCTCATGACATCGAGTAGAGATCCGGGAATAATCCCACGAAACACAAAACCACCCGAATctgaggaagcatttgatatgaACACACCTTCAATGGAATGGATCAATGACAAAACTCCTCATTTGAGATTACCAAGAACAAAAGAAGTTATTGTGAACGGTCATCCGGTTAACGTCAAATACTGTGACACGTGTATGCTTTATCGTCCTCCGCGTGCCTCGCATTGCTCCATCTGCAACAACTGTGTTCAAAAGTTTGACCATCATTGTCCATGGGTCGGTCAATGCATTGGACTG CGTAACTATCGGTTCTTCTACTTGTTCATATCAACATCAACTGTCCTGTGCTTATATGTGTTGGGCTTTTCGTGGGTCCACATCGCTCAAAACAAAGAGGGCGTTTTGAAGGCTATGCAAAAGGACATCTTATCAGATGTCCTCATTGTATACTGCTTTATCACCGTTTGGTTTGTGGGCGGGCTTTCGGTTTTCCACTTTTATCTCATTTGCACAAACCAG ACAACATATGAAAACTTCCGATATCGATACGATAAGAAGGAGAATCCGTATCACAAGGGAATAATAAGGAACCTTCAAGAAGTCTTTCTATCAAAAATCTCTCCTTCGTTGAATAATTTTCGGGCGTTTGCGTGTGAAGCTGAAAACGTGGTAGCTGAGGAAACAGGTACAGATAATGTGCGGACCTCAAAGGAAAAAATCGACATTGAAATGGGAAATAGGTTTGCAGAATCAGAGGGGATTTCACTTCCTGAAATTCTACAAAATCTGCATTATGATGAACTGGAGGGAAACTCAAAAGGCAAGGAGGGAATTGTTGACTTTGATATTCAACCGTCTCCGTTTATTTTTGAACCTGAGAAACGTGATGAGGAGATAATCGCTCGTGAAACCGAAACTATGCATCAAGTATAG